Proteins found in one Coffea eugenioides isolate CCC68of chromosome 5, Ceug_1.0, whole genome shotgun sequence genomic segment:
- the LOC113772381 gene encoding DExH-box ATP-dependent RNA helicase DExH6: MATSGAATPATSTATFSGKKKQRKGRQPQENINVSEASRINISQILEQFRASNELVYTFDVNLTNRERAAVHTLCRKMGVKSKSSGRGDQRRVSVYKTKKKVDSTNENLTSFTFSEEAKDILQDMFVRYPPDDDEMSQYISGMHNEKADKVRGKKDDIFSKPLLSKSEIAKRVEALNSRAEKNQNLRQITEGRAKLPIASFADIIKSTVESHQVVLISGETGCGKTTQVPQFLLDHTWSKGETCKIVCTQPRRISATSVAERISAERGENVGDTVGYKIRLESKGGRHSSVLFCTNGILLRVLVSKGSNRMSKNDSKKVAKDEASDITHIIVDEIHERDRYSDFMLAILRDMLPLHPNLRLVLMSATIDADRFSKYFGGCPIIRVPGFTYPVKIFYLEDVLSIVKANENNHLNTPSESNTIGESALAEEYRIALDDAITLALSNDELDTLRDLISSEGCQKIFNYQQSSSGVTPLMVFAGKGCIGDICMLLSLGADCHLRANDGMTALDWAERENQGETSEIIRQHMDKSFSNSEEEQLLLDKYLSSVDPELIDDVLIEQLLKRICHDSQDGAILIFLPGWDDINRTRERLLSGPYFRDSSKFVIIPLHSMVPSVEQKKVFRRPPPGCRKIVLSTNIAETALTIDDVVYVIDSGRMKEKSYDPYNNVSTLQSSWISKASAKQREGRAGRCQPGICYHLYSKLRGVSLPDFQVPEIKRMPIEELCLQVKLIDPNCKIEDFLRKMLDPPIYETIRNAIIVLQDIGALSLDEQLTELGKKLGSIPVHPLTSKMLFVAILLNCLDPALTLACVSEYREPFTLPMLPNDKKRAAAAKSELASLYGGFSDQLAVVAAFDCWKSAKERGQESRFCSQYFVSSSIMNMISGTRKQLQSELLRNGFLPGDDSCLSLNAHDPGILHAVLVAGLYPMVGRLLSPPKCGKRSAIETAGGDKVRLHPHSTNFKLSFKKFNSQPLIAYDEITRGDLGLHIRNCSIVGPLPLLLLATEIVVAPGNENADEEDDNDESDYEDMDDDADEDETENHGVSDVHQGERIMSSPDNTVKVIVDRWLPFESKALDVAQIYCLRERLSAAILFMVTNPGKVLPEMLGASIYAIACILSYDGMSGISLPLEAVDMLTSLVDTTVIGQSDPGRKKRVGQNSSSFLRSLISPARSHNAATNSQQVGIHGCSVLRNCNNLSNHHQQSGFTSAGINVCQRPSSQLPIISGSTAYDARTSREDYRKRPRGNVS, from the exons atgGCAACGAGCGGGGCAGCTACGCCGGCGACGTCGACGGCGACATTTTCCGGCAAGAAAAAACAGCGGAAAGGCCGACAGCCACAAGAGAACATAAATGTCTCCGAAGCTAGTCGGATTAACATCTCGCAAATTCTCGAACAGTTTCGCGCTTCCAACGAGCTAG TGTACACATTTGATGTCAACCTGACAAACCGTGAGCGTGCTGCAGTGCATACATTATGTAGGAAAATGGGTGTGAAGTCCAAAAGTTCTGG GCGTGGGGATCAGAGGCGAGTTTCTGTTTATAAGACTAAGAAGAAAGTGGATAGCACAAACGAAAACCTTACCTCTTTCACATTTTCAGAAGAGGCTAAAGATATATTACAGGATATGTTTGTGCGCTATCCTCCAGATGATGATGAGATGAGCCAATATATTTCTGGAATGCATAATGAGAAAGCTGATAAGGTACGAGGGAAAAAAGATGACATTTTTAGTAAACCTTTGCTAAGCAAGTCAGAGATTGCCAAAAGGGTTGAAGCACTTAATTCCCGGGCAGAAAAGAACCAAAACCTAAGACAG ATAACTGAAGGAAGGGCCAAGCTTCCAATTGCATCATTTGCAGATATCATTAAATCCACTGTAGAATCTCATCAG GTGGTTCTTATCTCTGGTGAAACTGGATGTGGAAAAACTACTCAG GTCCCCCAGTTTCTTTTGGATCATACGTGGAGTAAAGGGGAGACATGTAAAATAGTCTGTACACAGCCACGACGAATTTCTGCTACATCAG TTGCTGAGAGAATTTCTGCTGAAAGAGGTGAAAATGTTGGAGATACTGTTGGCTACAAG ATACGGCTGGAAAGCAAAGGTGGAAGGCATTCATCAGTTTTGTTTTGCACCAATGGCATATTATTGAGGGTTTTAGTTTCCAAAGGAAGCAATAGGATGAGCAAAAATGATTCCAAAAAAGTTGCAAAGGATGAAGCATCTGATATAACTCACATAATCGTG GATGAGATTCATGAAAGGGATCGGTATTCTGATTTCATGCTGGCAATTCTCAG AGATATGCTTCCTCTGCACCCTAATCTACGACTG GTACTGATGAGTGCTACAATTGATGCTGACcgtttttcaaaatatttcGGTGGCTGTCCGATTATCCGAGTTCCAGGGTTTACATATCCT GTGAAAATTTTCTATCTGGAGGATGTACTTTCTATTGTGAAGGCAAATGAGAATAACCACCTCAATACTCCTTCAGAAAGTAATACAATTGGGGAATCTGCATTAGCAGAGGAATACAGGATTGCACTTGACGATGCCATTACTTTGGCTCTGTCAAATGATGAGTTAGACACCCTCCGAGATCTAATTTCTTCTGAAGGTTGCCAGAAAATTTTCAACTACCAGCAGTCTTCCTCTGGAGTAACACCATTAATGGTTTTTGCTGGGAAGGGCTGTATAGGTGACATTTGTATGCTTCTCTCTCTGGGTGCTGACTGTCACTTACGGGCCAATGATGGAATGACTGCTCTTGATTGGGCTGAACGTGAGAATCAGGGAGAAACTTCTGAAATAATAAGGCAGCATATGGATAAATCCTTTTCTAACTCTGAGGAGGAGCAACTTTTACTTGATAAATATTTGTCCAGTGTTGACCCTGAACTGATTGATGATGTCCTTATTGAGCAGCTTCTGAAAAGAATATGTCATGACTCACAGGATGGAGCAATTCTTATTTTTCTTCCTGGATGGGATGATATAAATAGAACACGTGAAAGATTACTTTCTGGTCCCTATTTTAGAGACTCTTCTAAGTTTGTAATTATACCTCTGCATTCCATGGTTCCATCTGTGGAGCAAAAGAAGGTATTTAGACGGCCCCCTCCAGGTTGCCGAAAAATTGTTCTGTCAACCAACATAGCTGAGACAGCTCTTACCATTGATGATGTTGTTTATGTTATAGACAGTGGAAGGATGAAAGAAAAGAGTTATGACCCTTATAACAATGTATCAACTCTACAGTCTTCTTGGATATCAAAAGCTAGTGCCAAACAGCGAGAAGGACGTGCAGGTCGTTGTCAACCAGGGATCTGTTATCATCTTTATTCCAAGCTTCGAGGAGTCTCCTTGCCAGATTTCCAGGTTCCTGAGATCAAGAGAATGCCAATTGAAGAACTATGCTTGCAG GTGAAGCTTATAGATCCAAATTGTAAAATAGAAGATTTTCTGCGAAAGATGCTGGACCCGCCCATTTATGAGACCATAAGAAATGCAATTATTGTTCTCCAAGATATTGGTGCCTTGTCTCTTGATGAGCAACTCACAGAACTTGGAAAGAAGCTGGGGTCTATACCTGTTCATCCTCTGACAAGCAAGATGCTTTTTGTTGCCATATTATTGAACTGTCTTGATCCAGCATTGACTCTAGCTTGTGTTTCTGAATATAGAGAACCATTTACTTTACCAATGCTACCTAATGATAAGAAGAGAGCTGCAGCTGCTAAATCTGAGCTTGCTTCACTATATGGTGGGTTTAGTGATCAATTAGCTGTTGTGGCTGCATTTGATTGCTGGAAGAGTGCAAAAGAAAGAGGTCAAGAATCAAGATTTTGTTCTCAGTATTTTGTCTCTTCAAGCATCATGAATATGATATCAGGAACGCGCAAGCAACTTCAATCTGAATTACTTCGAAATGGTTTTCTACCTGGAGACGATTCTTGTTTAAGTTTAAATGCTCATGACCCAGGAATACTCCATGCTGTTCTTGTAGCTGGTTTATATCCAATGGTTGGGAGATTGCTTTCACCTCCAAAATGTGGAAAGAGATCTGCCATAGAAACTGCAGGTGGTGATAAAGTACGCCTACACCCTCATTCGACTAACTTCAAGCtgtcattcaagaaattcaaTAGTCAGCCTCTAATAGCCTATGACGAGATAACTCGAGGAGATTTAGGCTTGCACATACGAAATTGCAGCATTGTTGGGCCATTGCCATTGTTATTGTTAGCTACAGAAATAGTAGTTGCACCTGGAAATGAGAATGCAGATGAGGAGGATGACAATGATGAAAGTGACTATGAAGATATGGATGATGACGCTGATGAAGATGAGACGGAAAATCATGGTGTGTCAGATGTTCACCAAGGAGAGAGAATAATGTCCTCTCCTGATAATACAGTCAAGGTTATTGTTGACCGGTGGCTTCCGTTTGAGTCCAAGGCTCTTGATGTTGCTCAAATTTACTGCTTACGAGAGAGATTATCTGCTGCAATTTTATTCATg GTGACAAATCCTGGGAAAGTCCTTCCAGAAATGCTTGGGGCCTCCATATATGCAATTGCCTGCATTCTTTCATATGATGGTATGTCTGGGATTTCATTGCCATTGGAAGCTGTTGACATGCTTACGTCTCTGGTTGATACCACTGTGATTGGTCAGTCGGATCCTGGGAGAAAGAAAAGGGTAGGTCAAAACTCCAGCAGCTTTCTTAGATCGCTCATTTCCCCGGCCAGAAGTCACAATGCTGCTACAAATTCTCAGCAAGTTGGCATTCATGGGTGTTCAGTGTTGAGAAATTGCAATAACCTGTCAAACCATCATCAACAATCTGGATTTACTTCAGCAGGCATAAATGTATGCCAACGGCCTTCATCACAACTTCCCATCATATCAGGATCAACAGCGTATGATGCAAGAACTTCAAGGGAGGATTACCGTAAGCGGCCACGTGGAAATGTGTCATAa
- the LOC113770026 gene encoding thymidine kinase a-like has translation MLMISRIKWVLQNPLFLHHHPIKNPSFFLKTPTRNPRFFAVKPLLNPQPSHQQHHHHCQMRGLKSEATSAAAAASSSGEIHVIVGPMFAGKTSTLLRRIKTESSNGRSVAVIKSDKDTRYALDLIVTHDGEKLPCWPLANLSSFRQKLGSEAYDKLDVIGIDEAQFFEDLYDFCREAADLDGKTVIVAGLDGDYLRRSFGSVLQVIPLADSVTKLNARCELCGRQAFFTLRKTEETETELIAGPEVYMPVCRKHYVTGQVVKEAAKTVLESQRVQCGAVV, from the exons ATGCTGATGATTTCAAGAATCAAATGGGTTCTCCAAAATCCCCTTTTTTTGCACCACCACCCCATCAAAAACCCGTCTTTTTTCCTAAAAACACCAACAAGAAATCCTCGGTTTTTTGCCGTTAAACCCTTGTTAAACCCTCAACCTAGTCATCAGCAACATCATCACCATTGTCAGATGCGAGGCTTGAAATCAGAAGCTActtctgctgctgctgctgcttcttcttctgGTGAAATTCACGTGATTGTGGGGCCCATGTTTGCTGGAAAAACTTCCACTCTTCTCAGGAGGATTAAGACCGAGAGCAGCAATGGGAG AAGTGTTGCAGTTATAAAATCTGATAAGGACACTAGATATGCATTGGATTTAATTGTTACACATGATGGAGAAAAATTGCCATGCTGGCCATTGGCAAATCTTTCATCATTCAGACAAAAGCTTGGTAGTGAGGCATATGATAAG CTAGACGTTATTGGTATAGACGAGGCACAATTTTTTGAAGACCTTTATGATTTCTGCCGTGAAGCTGCTGACCTCGATGGGAAGACTGTGATTGTTGCTGGATTGGATGGTGACTATCTAAG GAGAAGTTTTGGGTCTGTGCTTCAAGTTATACCCCTTGCGGACTCTGTAACCAAGTTAAATGCTCGGTGTGAGCTCTGTGGTAGACAAGCTTTCTTTACATTGAGAAAGACAGAGGAGACTGAAACAGAACTAATCGCTGGGCCTGAAGTGTACATGCCCGTGTGTCGAAAACATTATGTGACCGGACAAGTGGTCAAAGAAGCTGCAAAGACTGTGTTAGAATCTCAAAGGGTTCAATGCGGTGCAGTTGTGTAG